The following proteins come from a genomic window of Leptospira andrefontaineae:
- a CDS encoding motility protein A, translated as MDIATIIGFGSAVVVFAFGILSAGLNPIDIVDVPSVLITFGGATACTVMAVPWQNTLELGKVTRKAFREEKSDLIGLIKTLVSFSEKARREGLLALEDDVNELPEEFLRKGITLVVDGTDPELVRNIMETEMSNIASRHGAGKAWWENWGALAPAFGMIGTLIGLVQMLKNLGSGDASAIGTGMAAALITTLYGSMGANMIAIPIMKKLMRKSEDELLVRQIMIEGTLSIQSGDNPRIVKDKLASYLPPGERGVLKDEND; from the coding sequence ATGGATATAGCTACAATCATAGGTTTCGGCTCTGCAGTCGTAGTATTCGCTTTCGGGATTCTTTCCGCCGGTTTGAACCCGATCGATATCGTGGACGTACCTTCCGTATTGATCACATTCGGAGGAGCTACCGCTTGTACAGTGATGGCGGTCCCTTGGCAGAATACCCTGGAATTAGGCAAGGTAACTCGTAAGGCTTTTAGAGAAGAAAAAAGCGATCTCATCGGACTTATTAAAACATTAGTTTCCTTCTCCGAGAAAGCAAGGAGAGAAGGTCTACTCGCGTTAGAAGACGACGTGAACGAACTTCCTGAGGAATTTTTAAGAAAGGGAATTACCCTGGTTGTGGACGGAACCGACCCGGAGCTTGTTCGGAATATTATGGAAACCGAAATGAGCAATATTGCTTCTAGACACGGTGCCGGAAAAGCTTGGTGGGAAAACTGGGGAGCACTTGCTCCAGCATTCGGGATGATCGGAACTCTGATCGGACTCGTTCAGATGTTAAAGAACCTTGGATCCGGAGACGCGAGTGCGATCGGAACAGGGATGGCAGCCGCTTTGATCACCACATTATACGGATCTATGGGAGCAAACATGATCGCTATCCCTATCATGAAAAAACTCATGCGTAAATCCGAAGACGAACTATTAGTAAGACAGATCATGATAGAAGGTACACTCTCCATTCAATCAGGAGACAACCCTCGTATCGTGAAAGACAAGCTCGCAAGTTATCTGCCACCTGGCGAACGCGGCGTATTAAAAGACGAAAACGACTAA
- a CDS encoding flagellar basal body-associated FliL family protein, protein MGDPEIDEEEGGLPAADAGAGSSPLIKWLIYIAGAVFGIIIVVLVSMFVAKQAATSTFREMKNVALVKPPPPLMTFQFQEEFRINTADKGETHFVKMKLSFGVARDDAKITAELAERIAQMRDLVNLIIGRKTKDDLIDVEDQLDLREEIKAQINHILSDGKIQEVYFTEFIVN, encoded by the coding sequence ATGGGCGATCCCGAAATAGACGAGGAAGAAGGCGGTTTACCTGCGGCGGATGCCGGCGCCGGCTCGTCTCCGCTCATCAAATGGCTGATCTATATTGCCGGTGCCGTATTCGGAATTATCATAGTTGTACTTGTTTCCATGTTTGTTGCGAAACAAGCGGCGACTAGCACTTTCCGTGAAATGAAAAACGTTGCCTTAGTAAAACCTCCTCCGCCACTCATGACTTTCCAATTCCAGGAAGAGTTCAGGATCAATACTGCGGACAAGGGAGAAACTCACTTCGTAAAGATGAAATTATCTTTCGGAGTTGCGAGAGACGATGCTAAGATCACTGCGGAACTTGCGGAAAGGATCGCTCAGATGAGAGACTTGGTCAACCTAATCATAGGAAGAAAAACCAAGGATGATCTAATCGATGTAGAAGATCAGTTAGATCTAAGAGAAGAGATCAAGGCTCAGATCAATCATATTCTCTCCGACGGAAAAATCCAAGAAGTTTACTTCACAGAATTTATCGTCAACTGA
- the motB gene encoding flagellar motor protein MotB, giving the protein MAKQKCPECIQNIPEYMLTYGDMVTLLLCFFIMLYRTGKTNAIEMQIILSAFKTTTGFFDGGQTLSKGKLEEMGMNIESLPSMTTGKALSKSKKTATELFKPEIEAGKVRVTEDERGLVISLVGADYFNPGSAILQEPIKSTLKKASGLIKGLERFVRVEGHCDADAVLPGANPNREERTYLNNWDLAGARAINSTDYIVGVGKLDPSWFQAVSFGSYRPLVVENLGSPEAKAFNRRIDIVILTEKSTKRGDYESNFGLPKSRVPGSETSTESGL; this is encoded by the coding sequence ATGGCAAAACAGAAATGTCCAGAGTGTATCCAGAATATTCCAGAGTACATGCTTACTTATGGAGACATGGTTACACTTCTTCTTTGCTTCTTCATCATGTTATATCGTACAGGTAAGACGAATGCGATAGAGATGCAGATCATTCTATCCGCGTTCAAGACCACTACCGGATTTTTTGACGGTGGGCAAACTCTTTCCAAAGGAAAATTGGAAGAGATGGGAATGAATATAGAAAGTCTTCCTTCCATGACTACTGGAAAGGCGCTTTCTAAATCCAAGAAGACCGCTACAGAATTATTCAAACCTGAGATAGAAGCAGGAAAAGTGCGAGTAACGGAAGACGAAAGAGGTCTTGTGATCAGTTTAGTAGGAGCCGATTATTTTAATCCAGGCTCTGCTATTTTGCAGGAACCGATCAAAAGTACTCTCAAAAAAGCCAGCGGACTCATTAAGGGACTCGAAAGATTTGTAAGGGTAGAAGGTCACTGCGATGCAGATGCAGTACTTCCCGGCGCAAATCCAAACAGGGAAGAAAGAACTTACTTAAACAACTGGGACCTAGCGGGAGCAAGAGCGATCAACTCCACGGATTATATCGTTGGAGTAGGAAAGTTGGATCCAAGTTGGTTCCAGGCTGTGAGTTTCGGATCTTATAGACCTTTGGTTGTGGAGAACTTAGGGTCTCCGGAAGCAAAGGCATTCAATAGAAGAATTGATATCGTAATTTTAACGGAAAAATCCACCAAACGTGGTGATTACGAATCCAACTTCGGCCTACCAAAGAGCCGTGTTCCGGGTTCGGAAACTTCCACTGAAAGTGGATTATAG
- a CDS encoding flagellar FlbD family protein — protein sequence MITLHRLKGNEFVLNASHIECIEANPDTTITLSNDRKYVVQESIPEVIEKILEFKKRVLVFPLGSAPDQFKRAD from the coding sequence TTGATTACTTTGCATAGATTAAAAGGAAATGAATTCGTTCTAAACGCCTCTCATATTGAATGTATCGAGGCAAATCCGGATACTACGATCACTTTGTCTAATGATAGAAAATATGTGGTCCAGGAAAGTATACCCGAAGTGATCGAAAAAATTTTGGAGTTCAAAAAACGAGTGCTGGTGTTTCCTTTGGGTTCCGCGCCGGATCAATTTAAGAGGGCAGATTAA